In one window of Desulfonatronospira thiodismutans ASO3-1 DNA:
- a CDS encoding aminotransferase class I/II-fold pyridoxal phosphate-dependent enzyme: MAEFARINRLPPYVFAIVNDLKMQLRRQGEDIVDLGMGNPDLATPQHIVDKLVEAASKGVNHRYSASKGIPNLRKAICDWYKRRYDVDLDPETEAIATMGAKEGLSHLALAMLSPGDVVFSQDPTYPIHPYSAIIAGADVRRVPIGLDRDFFEDLLTATRQTWPMPKLLIICYPHNPTTAVVDRDFFQKIVDFAREHNIRVIHDLAYADLSFEGYTPPSMLEIPGARDVGVEFFSMSKSYSMPGWRMGFCCGNKDMVHALTRIKSYLDYGIFQPIQIASIIALNGPQDCVQDIVNIYKDRRDALVEGLNRIGWKVEKPKATMFVWAKIPEEFRKMGSVEFSKLLLQEGKMAVSPGLGFGHYGDDHVRFALVENRHRINQALRGVKKVLG, from the coding sequence ATGGCTGAATTTGCTCGTATTAACAGGCTCCCCCCTTATGTTTTTGCCATCGTCAATGACCTGAAGATGCAGCTTCGCCGTCAGGGTGAAGATATTGTGGACCTGGGCATGGGCAATCCCGATCTGGCCACGCCCCAGCATATAGTGGACAAGCTGGTGGAGGCCGCCTCCAAGGGGGTCAATCACAGGTATTCCGCATCCAAGGGTATTCCCAATCTGCGCAAGGCCATCTGCGACTGGTATAAAAGGCGCTATGACGTGGACCTGGACCCCGAGACCGAGGCCATCGCCACCATGGGGGCCAAGGAAGGCCTTTCCCACCTGGCCCTGGCCATGCTCAGTCCCGGAGACGTGGTCTTTTCCCAGGACCCCACATACCCCATTCATCCATATTCAGCCATCATAGCCGGTGCAGACGTGCGCAGGGTGCCCATCGGTCTGGACCGGGACTTTTTCGAGGACCTGCTCACCGCCACCAGGCAGACCTGGCCCATGCCCAAGCTGCTCATCATCTGTTACCCCCACAATCCCACCACGGCTGTGGTTGACCGGGATTTTTTCCAGAAGATCGTGGATTTCGCCAGGGAGCACAATATCCGGGTCATTCACGACCTGGCTTATGCTGATCTGAGTTTTGAGGGCTACACCCCGCCCAGCATGCTGGAGATCCCCGGGGCCAGGGATGTGGGTGTGGAGTTTTTCTCCATGTCCAAGAGTTATTCCATGCCGGGGTGGCGTATGGGCTTCTGCTGCGGCAACAAGGACATGGTGCACGCTTTGACCCGCATCAAGAGCTACCTGGACTACGGCATTTTTCAGCCCATCCAGATTGCATCCATAATTGCCTTGAACGGTCCCCAGGATTGCGTGCAGGACATCGTGAACATCTACAAGGACCGCAGGGACGCTCTGGTGGAGGGCTTAAACCGCATCGGCTGGAAGGTGGAAAAGCCTAAGGCCACCATGTTCGTCTGGGCCAAGATTCCAGAGGAATTTCGGAAAATGGGTTCTGTTGAGTTTTCCAAGCTGCTTTTACAGGAAGGCAAGATGGCCGTGTCCCCTGGACTGGGTTTCGGCCATTACGGGGATGACCATGTGCGGTTCGCCCTGGTGGAGAACAGGCACCGCATCAATCAGGCCCTGCGCGGGGTCAAGAAGGTCCTGGGCTAA
- a CDS encoding D-glycero-alpha-D-manno-heptose-1,7-bisphosphate 7-phosphatase, producing the protein MDIKNIFLDRDGTIIEDRHYLSSPDQIVFLPGVVQTLQAMQAAGCSLFLVTNQSGIGRGYFSMADYQLVHQALLEMLAEQNVFMKDCSFCPHAPEADCSCRKPGTGMWETISLRHALQANQSIMLGDKQEDISFGRNCGFAASILLGTGKGEKSMAGLGIPPLPAGWMEPEAPDLPGMPAAVAMDLPSAWQWLQQRYG; encoded by the coding sequence TTGGACATCAAGAACATCTTTCTGGACCGGGACGGGACCATCATCGAGGACAGGCACTATCTGTCCAGCCCGGATCAAATCGTCTTTCTGCCCGGGGTTGTGCAGACCCTGCAGGCCATGCAGGCCGCAGGCTGCAGCCTGTTTCTGGTCACCAACCAGAGCGGCATCGGCCGCGGCTACTTTTCCATGGCCGACTACCAGCTTGTTCACCAGGCCCTGCTTGAGATGCTTGCAGAGCAAAATGTATTCATGAAAGACTGCTCCTTCTGCCCCCATGCTCCAGAAGCTGATTGTTCCTGCCGCAAGCCGGGCACCGGCATGTGGGAGACAATCAGCCTCAGGCACGCTCTGCAGGCGAATCAAAGCATCATGCTCGGAGACAAGCAGGAAGATATCTCTTTCGGCCGGAACTGCGGCTTTGCCGCCAGCATACTGCTTGGCACAGGCAAGGGAGAAAAGAGCATGGCCGGCCTCGGCATCCCCCCTCTTCCGGCCGGGTGGATGGAGCCCGAGGCCCCTGATCTTCCCGGCATGCCTGCGGCAGTGGCCATGGATCTCCCCTCTGCCTGGCAGTGGCTGCAGCAAAGGTATGGCTGA
- a CDS encoding glycosyltransferase family 9 protein — MSFRRIGIWQTAFLGDAVLTLPLLQNLARAFPGAHMTYFVRKGLGPLFEPDPGLQVQEVDKYGRDSGPLGMIRTLASIRRQGFDLWVSPHTSFRSAAISAFSGIPTRIGYDSPRFNRAAYTHTCSRRFDQLEEIERVLQLLSPISVPALETWPGLHLHPLAREKAGEFRAKHTTGPVLGVHPGSTWATKKWPGAYFAEVIDMVHDNLDMQVMLFAGPGEEKAAREIKDLVRRQDLLLDLSGRLDLPGLAAFLQGLDCYLCNDSGPMHLAWTQNTPVAALFGPTTRSLGFFPRGEHSTVLETDLECRPCGLHGSKSCPQGHHRCMLDLTPKKVFDVIREKIHARQ; from the coding sequence ATGAGTTTCAGGCGTATAGGAATCTGGCAGACAGCCTTTCTTGGCGATGCAGTACTGACCCTGCCCCTGCTGCAGAATCTGGCCCGGGCGTTTCCCGGGGCCCACATGACCTATTTCGTACGCAAGGGCCTGGGCCCTCTTTTTGAGCCAGATCCAGGCCTGCAGGTCCAGGAAGTGGACAAATACGGCCGCGACAGCGGCCCCCTGGGCATGATTCGCACCCTGGCCTCAATCCGCAGGCAGGGGTTCGACCTGTGGGTATCTCCCCATACAAGCTTTAGAAGCGCGGCGATTTCCGCCTTCTCGGGCATCCCCACCCGCATCGGCTACGACTCCCCCCGGTTCAACCGGGCCGCCTACACTCATACCTGCAGCAGACGTTTTGACCAGCTCGAAGAAATAGAACGCGTGCTCCAGCTTTTATCCCCCATAAGCGTCCCCGCCCTGGAGACCTGGCCAGGGCTTCATCTCCACCCCCTGGCCAGGGAAAAGGCCGGTGAGTTCCGGGCAAAACACACAACCGGTCCTGTTCTGGGAGTGCACCCGGGATCCACCTGGGCCACCAAGAAGTGGCCCGGCGCATACTTTGCTGAAGTCATAGACATGGTCCACGACAACCTGGACATGCAGGTCATGCTCTTTGCCGGTCCAGGCGAAGAAAAGGCCGCCAGGGAAATAAAAGACCTGGTCCGCCGCCAGGACCTGCTCCTGGATCTTTCCGGCCGGCTGGACCTGCCCGGCCTGGCCGCATTCCTGCAGGGCCTGGACTGCTACCTGTGCAACGACTCCGGCCCCATGCATCTGGCCTGGACTCAAAATACCCCTGTTGCGGCCCTTTTCGGCCCCACAACCAGGTCCCTGGGATTCTTCCCCCGGGGAGAGCACTCCACAGTCCTGGAAACGGACCTGGAGTGCAGGCCCTGTGGACTGCACGGGAGCAAAAGCTGCCCCCAGGGGCATCACCGCTGCATGCTGGACCTAACGCCCAAAAAAGTATTTGATGTCATCAGGGAAAAAATCCATGCCCGGCAATGA
- a CDS encoding glycosyltransferase family 9 protein — translation MPGNEPENFVVIRLGSLGDVVLTTGVLQAWHARTGARFIFVTKKAFAPVLEKHPAIKEIITVPGKYLTTPGWLNFCRLLARRFRDLQLIDLHCSLRSRILRAMWPCRTFAYPKMALHRRMFGLTGMDLFGRELLKSNIPQRYFRALYPRPPARDTLEPRIHLSSAEKAEARETLSRSGITLASQHTPSRPLIALHPYATHPAKAWPTDNWLALATLLEDRGMDWVIIGRENYSLLPDSSRDLTSRTDIRQTCALLEHCCALVTGDSGPMHLARAVHTPLVALFGPTTREWGFFPAAKNSLVLESELPCRPCSLHGRLKNTCTAPCMHHITPSRVLDALNRITSGSSTLNTD, via the coding sequence ATGCCCGGCAATGAACCTGAAAATTTCGTCGTGATTCGCCTGGGCTCCCTGGGAGACGTTGTCCTGACCACAGGAGTGCTTCAGGCCTGGCATGCCCGCACTGGAGCACGCTTTATCTTTGTCACCAAAAAGGCCTTTGCCCCGGTCCTGGAAAAACATCCGGCCATAAAGGAGATCATCACTGTTCCAGGCAAGTATCTGACCACTCCCGGGTGGCTGAACTTCTGCCGCCTGCTGGCCCGCCGGTTCAGGGACCTGCAGCTCATTGATCTTCACTGCAGCCTGCGTTCAAGGATACTAAGGGCCATGTGGCCCTGCCGGACTTTTGCCTACCCCAAGATGGCCCTGCACAGGCGGATGTTCGGCCTCACCGGCATGGATCTGTTTGGGCGCGAGCTCTTAAAATCCAATATCCCCCAGCGCTACTTCCGCGCCCTGTATCCCCGGCCTCCAGCCCGGGACACTCTTGAGCCCCGCATTCACCTGTCCTCTGCGGAAAAGGCCGAGGCGCGGGAGACCCTGTCCCGGTCCGGAATCACTCTTGCCAGCCAGCATACGCCGTCCAGACCCCTTATCGCCCTGCACCCCTATGCCACCCACCCGGCCAAGGCCTGGCCCACGGACAACTGGCTGGCCCTGGCCACCCTGCTGGAAGACCGCGGCATGGACTGGGTAATCATTGGCCGGGAAAATTACTCCCTTCTGCCGGATAGCTCCAGGGACCTGACTTCCAGGACAGACATCCGCCAGACCTGCGCTCTGCTTGAGCACTGCTGCGCCTTAGTCACCGGGGATTCCGGGCCCATGCACCTGGCCCGGGCCGTACATACCCCCCTGGTGGCCCTGTTCGGGCCTACCACCCGGGAATGGGGATTTTTCCCCGCAGCAAAAAACAGCCTGGTCCTGGAATCAGAACTGCCCTGCCGGCCCTGTTCCCTGCACGGCAGACTCAAAAACACCTGCACCGCCCCCTGCATGCACCACATCACCCCCTCCCGGGTCCTGGACGCCCTGAACCGGATTACTTCCGGCTCCAGTACGCTTAACACGGATTAA
- a CDS encoding IS110 family transposase translates to MSTNVANFTIGVDLGDRQNVVCVLDASGEVVKIFKVSNTKKAMHKSFEKYSGSLVAIETGTHSGWVSRLLEELGCEVLVGNTRKLRAIWQDPVKTDYRDAEMLARIARVDPKLLEPIQHRSEQSQEDLVLIQSRDMLVKSRSSLINHVRGIVKSFGERIPSCSAPSFHKKAYEHVPERLKFALFPLIEQIESLTKRIREYEQKIAEVSQKSYPETDVLRQVPGVGPITALAFILTLEDSSRFHKSRDVGPFLGMVPKRDQSGDMDKQLRITKCGNKDLRRLLINAAHYILGPFGPDSELKRHGERISQRGGKISKKRAIVAVARKLAVLLHRLWVTGEEYDPFYNQSVVRQAA, encoded by the coding sequence ATGAGTACAAATGTAGCAAATTTTACCATTGGTGTCGACCTGGGAGATAGGCAGAATGTGGTATGCGTTCTGGATGCTTCCGGAGAGGTGGTTAAGATTTTCAAGGTATCTAATACCAAAAAAGCCATGCACAAGAGTTTTGAAAAGTACTCCGGGTCTTTGGTGGCCATCGAGACCGGGACACATTCCGGTTGGGTCAGCAGGCTGCTGGAAGAGTTGGGCTGTGAAGTTTTGGTGGGTAATACCCGCAAACTCAGAGCCATCTGGCAGGATCCGGTCAAGACGGATTACCGGGATGCAGAGATGCTGGCCAGGATTGCCAGGGTTGATCCCAAGCTTTTGGAGCCTATACAGCACCGCAGTGAGCAGTCCCAGGAGGATCTGGTTCTTATTCAGTCCAGGGATATGCTGGTCAAGAGCAGGTCTAGCTTGATCAATCATGTTCGCGGCATTGTGAAATCATTTGGTGAACGGATTCCATCCTGCAGTGCTCCCAGTTTTCACAAAAAGGCCTACGAGCATGTTCCCGAGAGGCTCAAGTTCGCGCTTTTTCCTCTCATAGAGCAGATAGAGAGTCTGACCAAGCGTATCAGGGAATACGAACAAAAGATCGCAGAAGTAAGCCAAAAAAGTTACCCTGAAACAGATGTTCTAAGACAGGTTCCTGGCGTGGGTCCCATAACTGCCCTGGCCTTTATATTGACCTTGGAGGACAGCAGCCGTTTTCACAAGAGCCGGGATGTGGGTCCCTTTTTAGGCATGGTTCCCAAGCGGGATCAATCTGGAGATATGGATAAGCAGCTAAGAATAACCAAGTGTGGTAATAAGGATTTACGTCGATTATTGATCAACGCTGCTCATTACATATTAGGACCATTTGGTCCGGATAGTGAGCTTAAGAGGCATGGAGAGCGCATTTCCCAGCGCGGAGGCAAGATATCCAAGAAGCGAGCGATTGTGGCTGTAGCCCGAAAGTTGGCTGTCTTACTGCATAGGCTTTGGGTAACAGGAGAAGAATACGATCCGTTTTACAATCAAAGTGTAGTCAGGCAAGCGGCATAA
- the fliD gene encoding flagellar filament capping protein FliD, whose amino-acid sequence MPDLTSGQIRFDGLGSGMDFDQIVNQMVQIEGRRIQRLQQDMQQEQVKMEASQELQNSMVSMRSEMDSMNTLDDFFIRSAESGQESVASASADSSAEEGSYNLEVGQLARNHIMFSNEGFEETDDVVNSSGETRTFSYQYGPEEGEDAHERVDLEVPEGTTLQGLVELINEDPDNPGVRATLINDGNEYFLQLKGMDQGADYKVEIKDEETDLDGFKADDFDTSQEAQNSKIKVDGWPRDEVDEDGEVTEERWIERDSNSVDDVIEGVTLNLYETGETQITVSDDHEAIKEQVQEFVDSVNNVLAMMQGVSRIEEDEEAEDDDMAGPQTSLLTGNYGVRMVQDRIRDVLASAGVGFDRDDDPFPNLGSIGISTVTDEEEEDYGLLRLDESRLDEVLDEDPQAVAEIFSADNEPSTDTSDFRFASQIEGTTRPGLYDVSYTMENGEITNAYIDGEEARFDNQEMTISSRSGDSRGLVIRVDNLSDGEYQGNVRLKQGKAGELSDAVREMTDPESGTFKIMERGYESTIQSLERSIESEQSRLSSYERHLRNRFARTEEMLGRYEGMQQSIFQMRQQLG is encoded by the coding sequence ATGCCGGATCTGACTTCAGGACAGATACGCTTTGACGGATTGGGCTCAGGCATGGACTTTGACCAGATCGTCAACCAGATGGTCCAGATTGAAGGCCGCCGCATCCAGAGACTGCAGCAGGACATGCAGCAGGAGCAGGTCAAAATGGAGGCCTCCCAGGAACTGCAGAACTCCATGGTCTCCATGCGTTCCGAGATGGATTCCATGAACACTCTGGATGATTTCTTCATCCGCAGTGCCGAATCCGGCCAGGAGAGCGTGGCCTCGGCCTCGGCGGACAGCAGCGCCGAAGAAGGCTCATACAACCTGGAAGTAGGCCAGCTGGCCCGCAACCATATCATGTTCAGCAATGAAGGCTTTGAAGAGACCGACGATGTGGTCAACTCTTCAGGTGAAACCAGAACCTTCAGCTACCAGTACGGTCCCGAAGAAGGCGAGGACGCCCATGAACGTGTAGATCTGGAGGTTCCGGAGGGCACCACCCTGCAGGGCCTGGTGGAACTCATAAACGAGGACCCGGACAACCCCGGGGTCCGGGCTACCCTGATCAACGACGGCAACGAATATTTTCTGCAGCTGAAGGGCATGGATCAGGGGGCTGACTACAAGGTAGAGATAAAAGATGAAGAAACGGACCTGGATGGCTTTAAAGCAGACGATTTCGATACCAGCCAGGAGGCCCAGAACTCAAAGATCAAGGTGGACGGCTGGCCCCGGGATGAAGTTGACGAAGACGGAGAGGTCACTGAAGAGCGCTGGATAGAACGCGATTCCAACTCCGTGGACGATGTTATCGAAGGCGTGACCCTGAACCTTTATGAAACAGGCGAGACCCAGATAACAGTTTCCGATGACCACGAGGCCATCAAGGAGCAGGTGCAGGAATTCGTGGACAGCGTCAATAATGTCCTGGCCATGATGCAGGGGGTCTCCAGGATCGAGGAGGACGAGGAAGCCGAGGATGATGACATGGCCGGTCCCCAGACCTCCCTTCTCACCGGCAACTACGGGGTGCGCATGGTCCAGGACCGCATCAGGGACGTCCTGGCCTCAGCCGGAGTCGGCTTTGACCGTGATGACGACCCCTTTCCCAACCTGGGCAGCATCGGCATCAGTACTGTGACCGACGAAGAGGAAGAGGACTACGGGCTTTTGCGCCTTGACGAATCCCGCCTGGATGAAGTCCTGGACGAAGACCCCCAGGCCGTGGCCGAGATATTCAGCGCGGACAACGAACCATCCACAGACACCTCTGATTTCCGCTTTGCCTCCCAGATCGAAGGCACCACCAGGCCCGGGCTGTACGATGTAAGCTATACCATGGAAAATGGAGAGATTACGAACGCTTATATTGACGGTGAAGAAGCCCGCTTCGACAACCAGGAAATGACCATCAGCTCCAGGTCAGGTGACTCGCGGGGGCTGGTCATTCGGGTGGACAATCTATCAGACGGTGAATACCAGGGCAATGTCCGCCTCAAGCAGGGCAAGGCCGGAGAACTCTCGGATGCGGTCCGGGAAATGACCGACCCCGAGAGCGGCACCTTCAAAATCATGGAACGGGGTTACGAAAGCACCATCCAGAGCCTGGAGCGAAGCATCGAATCCGAGCAGAGCAGGCTTTCGAGTTATGAGCGCCACCTGCGAAACCGTTTTGCCCGGACAGAGGAAATGCTCGGCCGCTACGAGGGCATGCAGCAGTCAATATTCCAGATGCGGCAGCAGCTGGGTTAA
- a CDS encoding type II toxin-antitoxin system HicB family antitoxin: MKLMQYRGYYGSIEASVEDAVLHGKLEFINALVTYEGETVKEIRRAFEDAVDDYLAYCSERGYEPEIPCKGAFNVRVGHKTHLKAALAAREKGISLNEFVRRSIEGSVG, from the coding sequence ATGAAACTAATGCAATACAGAGGATATTACGGGAGCATCGAAGCCAGTGTCGAAGATGCCGTTCTGCATGGTAAACTGGAGTTCATCAACGCTCTGGTTACTTACGAAGGTGAAACAGTAAAAGAAATCAGAAGAGCGTTTGAAGATGCGGTGGATGACTACTTAGCCTACTGCAGCGAACGCGGTTACGAACCGGAAATTCCATGCAAAGGGGCATTTAATGTGCGGGTGGGTCATAAAACCCATCTCAAGGCAGCCCTGGCGGCCCGGGAAAAGGGCATCAGTCTCAACGAGTTCGTGCGGCGGAGCATCGAAGGCAGTGTGGGGTGA
- a CDS encoding type II toxin-antitoxin system HicA family toxin, whose translation MIDREMYATIISCKVSTMTRQAKLIKKLQDPKAAWTWDELCALLRGLGYQKLEGSGSRVKFDNGNPGNLINLHRPHPDNQVKAYVIRRIREKLQSGGKL comes from the coding sequence ATGATTGACAGAGAAATGTATGCAACTATAATTAGTTGCAAGGTAAGCACTATGACGAGACAAGCCAAGTTGATCAAAAAGCTGCAGGATCCAAAGGCAGCCTGGACCTGGGATGAGTTGTGCGCTTTACTTCGCGGACTTGGCTACCAAAAGCTGGAAGGTTCAGGCTCAAGGGTAAAGTTTGATAATGGCAATCCCGGCAATCTGATCAACCTGCATCGACCTCACCCGGACAATCAGGTCAAAGCTTATGTTATCCGACGCATCAGGGAAAAACTCCAATCCGGAGGCAAATTATGA
- a CDS encoding PD-(D/E)XK nuclease family protein: MDIPESERRRAESRAESERKWEQHNRKWEENQKVIYQMLADIKKHLDKHDSSISCQWGPHKEQSFRNALKAILEESFGVKVLNVTEYDDAGEVFGRPDQVELDVIIFNQTLILCEIKSSISKADVHFFDRKATFYEKHHNRKATRRMVISPMVDPSAMELAKKLGIEVYSHSYDVPAR; this comes from the coding sequence ATGGACATCCCCGAGTCAGAGCGTAGACGGGCTGAATCCAGAGCCGAATCTGAGCGTAAATGGGAACAGCATAACCGCAAGTGGGAGGAAAATCAAAAGGTGATATACCAAATGCTTGCCGATATAAAAAAACATCTGGACAAGCATGACAGCAGTATCAGTTGCCAGTGGGGGCCTCACAAGGAACAGTCTTTCCGTAATGCTCTGAAAGCCATCCTGGAGGAATCATTCGGGGTGAAGGTCCTTAATGTGACAGAGTACGATGATGCAGGCGAGGTCTTCGGCAGGCCGGACCAGGTGGAGCTGGACGTTATAATTTTCAACCAGACCTTGATACTATGCGAAATCAAGTCTTCCATCAGCAAAGCTGATGTACACTTTTTTGATCGTAAGGCGACCTTCTATGAAAAGCATCACAACCGCAAAGCTACCCGCAGGATGGTTATTTCCCCTATGGTTGACCCCAGCGCCATGGAACTGGCCAAAAAACTTGGCATTGAAGTCTACTCCCATTCATACGACGTGCCCGCAAGGTAA
- a CDS encoding type II toxin-antitoxin system RelE/ParE family toxin produces the protein MRVEYHPAIEQEIQEIVDYYNKVVDGLGTEFLKEFDKQVAKIVDMPYRWNAVEKGIRRSLMRRFPYVIYFRVVSKDLLRITVVKHQRRHPRLGVGRK, from the coding sequence ATGAGGGTTGAATATCATCCTGCTATTGAACAAGAGATTCAGGAAATAGTTGACTACTACAATAAAGTTGTAGACGGCCTCGGCACCGAGTTCCTGAAGGAATTCGATAAGCAAGTAGCCAAAATTGTGGACATGCCTTATCGCTGGAATGCAGTAGAGAAAGGTATTCGACGGTCACTCATGCGACGATTTCCTTATGTGATCTACTTTCGGGTGGTTAGTAAAGACCTGCTCCGTATAACAGTAGTCAAGCATCAGCGTCGGCATCCCAGGTTAGGAGTTGGTAGAAAATAA
- a CDS encoding addiction module protein: MKVAELASEALQLDPHDRALLAEAIWESLEDPFVSGRELSDVESIHLAIRRDEEIERGEVKPLSHSELMSRLHRNEG; this comes from the coding sequence ATGAAAGTTGCTGAGTTGGCCTCTGAAGCGCTACAACTCGACCCGCATGATAGAGCTTTGCTCGCAGAGGCGATATGGGAGAGTCTGGAAGATCCATTCGTATCCGGAAGAGAATTATCGGATGTGGAATCAATCCATCTTGCCATTCGGCGGGATGAAGAAATTGAGCGAGGCGAGGTTAAGCCTTTATCTCATTCGGAACTAATGAGCAGGCTTCACAGGAATGAGGGTTGA
- a CDS encoding tetratricopeptide repeat-containing sulfotransferase family protein encodes MSASGNNGLNAYAEALKKKDFARAEKIARKLLKKNPGDGRMLKYLGTVQAIQGKNAEALPRLEQAAGLLPGDAELLKNLAQNLEAMGRDEEAARRYLQMLDISPDSPSIHVRLAAIFGRAKNLHQARDHARRASELDPHNWDALMKLARAHHELEEPQKAKRLYQKVLTMNPEHPPAYSSLGSVCRELNNPEEAREHLQRALELEPDSALHHTRMGSVCKDLKLYEEARDHYLRALEIDPHFEHAHSRLGNAYKHLGQISDALKSYRRALELDPDSVQAHYGLSELTTFDDPDDPAIKRLQARFMDSETDPHDRALAGFALGKAMLDQKRLSEAFDCYDQANRIMYPLREGGPDWDIRPARYQRLFSGEFMARAGDFGLQETPQVFVVGFSRSGKSLVESLIACHPDIEPWGEDQKFHRFCRGKGKNYLQKLTPEKSRQEARNYIREHQFPPGRGRCVTTLPGNITVLGYLGLYFPATPIIFVQRDLKDLGVSCYFKHYARGNRYAFDLEHLGREIRLYRELIKHWTQVLPNPMLMLSYEELTRNPDGMCSMLYSFLGLEWKKEYFKVLKERSSHVLDLGPAHSLDLAMPIRKDFVGFSEPFRDRLGPLLQGYRNALQDTRYDQPAGKVLAAGKAAGRKKMAMA; translated from the coding sequence ATGAGCGCTTCAGGAAATAATGGTTTAAATGCTTACGCCGAAGCCCTGAAGAAAAAGGATTTTGCCCGGGCGGAAAAGATTGCCCGCAAGCTTCTGAAGAAAAATCCGGGGGACGGCCGGATGCTCAAGTACCTGGGCACGGTCCAGGCCATACAGGGGAAAAACGCCGAGGCCCTGCCCCGCCTGGAGCAGGCGGCCGGGCTGCTGCCCGGTGATGCGGAACTGCTCAAGAACCTGGCTCAGAACCTGGAGGCCATGGGCCGGGATGAAGAAGCCGCCCGGAGGTACCTGCAGATGCTGGACATCAGCCCGGACAGCCCATCCATTCATGTGCGGCTGGCTGCCATATTCGGACGGGCAAAGAATCTGCACCAGGCCAGGGATCACGCCCGCCGGGCCTCTGAGCTGGACCCGCACAACTGGGACGCCCTGATGAAACTGGCCCGGGCCCACCACGAACTGGAGGAACCGCAAAAGGCCAAGCGCCTGTATCAGAAAGTTCTGACTATGAACCCGGAGCACCCTCCGGCCTACAGCAGCCTGGGCAGCGTCTGCAGGGAACTGAACAATCCGGAAGAGGCCCGGGAACATCTGCAGAGGGCCCTGGAACTGGAGCCGGATTCGGCCCTGCATCACACACGCATGGGCAGCGTCTGCAAGGACCTCAAACTCTATGAAGAGGCCAGGGATCACTACCTGAGGGCCCTGGAGATTGATCCGCATTTTGAGCACGCCCATTCCCGCCTGGGCAATGCGTACAAACATCTGGGTCAAATAAGTGACGCCCTGAAGTCTTACCGCAGGGCCCTGGAACTTGATCCTGATTCGGTCCAGGCCCACTACGGCCTGTCCGAGCTGACCACTTTCGACGATCCGGACGATCCGGCCATAAAGCGTCTGCAGGCAAGGTTCATGGACAGCGAAACAGATCCGCACGACAGGGCACTGGCCGGATTTGCCCTGGGCAAGGCCATGCTGGATCAAAAACGCCTGTCCGAGGCATTTGACTGCTATGACCAGGCCAACAGGATCATGTATCCGCTGCGCGAGGGCGGCCCGGACTGGGATATAAGGCCGGCGAGGTATCAGAGGCTTTTTTCCGGAGAATTCATGGCGCGGGCCGGTGATTTCGGCCTGCAAGAGACGCCGCAGGTGTTTGTGGTGGGCTTTTCCCGCAGCGGCAAGAGCTTAGTGGAGTCCCTGATAGCCTGTCACCCCGATATTGAGCCCTGGGGAGAGGATCAGAAGTTCCACCGTTTCTGCCGGGGCAAGGGTAAAAATTACCTGCAAAAACTCACACCGGAAAAAAGTCGCCAGGAGGCCCGCAATTATATACGTGAACACCAGTTCCCCCCTGGCAGAGGCAGATGCGTGACCACTCTGCCGGGCAATATTACTGTCCTTGGCTACCTGGGGCTTTATTTTCCGGCGACGCCCATTATCTTTGTCCAGCGTGATCTCAAGGACCTGGGCGTATCCTGTTATTTCAAGCATTACGCCCGGGGCAACAGGTACGCTTTCGACCTGGAACACCTGGGACGGGAAATCAGGCTGTACCGGGAACTCATCAAGCACTGGACACAGGTGCTGCCCAATCCCATGCTCATGCTGAGCTACGAGGAGCTGACCCGCAATCCTGATGGGATGTGCTCCATGCTTTACAGCTTTCTGGGGCTGGAGTGGAAGAAAGAGTATTTCAAGGTTCTCAAGGAAAGAAGCAGCCACGTACTGGACCTGGGCCCGGCCCACTCCCTGGACCTGGCCATGCCCATAAGAAAGGATTTTGTGGGTTTCTCCGAGCCTTTTCGGGACAGGCTGGGGCCGTTGCTGCAGGGATACAGAAATGCTTTGCAGGATACCCGTTATGACCAGCCGGCGGGAAAAGTGCTGGCCGCAGGCAAAGCTGCAGGCAGGAAAAAAATGGCCATGGCTTGA